The following proteins are co-located in the Rhea pennata isolate bPtePen1 chromosome 2, bPtePen1.pri, whole genome shotgun sequence genome:
- the NSUN6 gene encoding tRNA (cytosine(72)-C(5))-methyltransferase NSUN6, whose product MACFPKISFQCEVEEYLGKVFRNSELITALGTQEAESKYQALLSHLSHPPAFTTVRVNTRLASVKHVKTLLFEEIQKQFKGLCVPILEHPEIQDILLIPVIGPRQGIKRHASEVIVGAHCGYAVLRGAHVYVPGIISTSKFLKAGDLVSVYSDIEGKCKRGAKEFGGIKVFLGNGISELNRNEIFSSNGPLNGMGIRMIEPVYLSPSFDNVLPSHLFLQNLPSVVVSHILNPQPGERILDMCAAPGGKTTHLATLMHDQGEVIAMDKIANKVKKIKQNAELLQLNCIKAFCYDGTKALSVEKREDKQEGPPFLPESFDRILLDAPCSGMGQRPNMAYSWTLKEVTSYQPLQRKLFTVAVKLLKPGGVLVYSTCTITLSENEEQVAWALETFPCLQLQPQEPHIGGEGMRGAGLSLVQLKLLQRFDPSAVTLQGMDINSLQDSREDDLIALANKDCIGFFIAKFIKLNSK is encoded by the exons ATGGCTTGCTTTCCCAAAATATCCTTTCAATGTGAAGTTGAAGAATATCTTGGCAAAGTGTTCAGAAATAGTGAG cttATAACTGCTTTAGGTACACAGGAGGCAGAGAGTAAATACCAAGCTCTGTTAAGTCATCTGTCTCATCCACCAGCTTTCACAACTGTTAGAGTAAATACACGCTTGGCCTCGGTGAAACATGTGAAAACTTTACTGTTTGAAGAGATCCAGAAG caATTTAAAGGACTATGTGTTCCAATTCTTGAGCACCCAGAAATCCAGGACATCTTATTAATTCCTGTCATTGGACCCAG gcAAGGTATAAAAAGACATGCATCTGAAGTCATTGTTGGAGCCCACTGTGGTTATGCAGTACTTCGAGGAGCACATGTATATGTCCCAGGAATTATATCTACCTCAAAAT TTTTGAAAGCTGGAGATTTGGTCTCAGTGTATTCTGATATTGAAGGGAAGTGTAAAAGAGGAGCCAAAGAATTTGGAGGAATCAAAGTTTTCCTTGGAAATGGGATTTCTGAACTGAATCGCAATGAAATCTTCAGTTCAAATGGCCCACTGAA TGGGATGGGCATAAGAATGATAGAGCCAGTCTACCTTAGCCCTTCGTTTGACAATGTGCTTCCTAGTCATTTGTTTTTACAG AACTTGCCTTCTGTGGTTGTGAGCCACATTTTAAACCCTCAGCCAGGAGAGAGAATTTTGGACATGTGTGCTGCACCTGGAGGAAAAACAACCCATCTTGCCACGTTAATGCATGACCAG ggtGAAGTAATAGCCATGGACAAGATAGCCAACaaggtgaaaaaaattaagcagaatGCTGAATTGCTCCAATTGAATTGCATTAAGGCCTTTTGCTATGATGGAACAAAGGCACTCTCAGTTGAGAAGAGAGAGGATAAACAAG AAGGTCCTCCTTTTTTACCAGAGTCATTTGATCGAATTCTTCTCGATGCACCATGTAGTGGAATGGGGCAAAGACCAAACATGGCTTATTCTTGGACTCTAAAGGAAGTGACATCTTATCAACCACTGCAACGCAAGCTTTTCACTGTG GCAGTGAAATTGCTGAAGCCAGGAGGTGTTTTAGTATACAGTACATGTACGATTacactttctgaaaatgaggaaCAAGTTGCTTGGGCCCTGGAAACCTTTCCATGCCTCCAGCTTCAGCCACAG gAACCTCATATTGGAGGAGAAGGCATGAGGGGAGCTGGGCTGTCGCTCGTTCAGTTGAAGCTGCTGCAGAGATTTGATCCATCTGCTGTGACTTTGCAAGGAATGGATATTAATTCTTTGCAAGATTCCAGGGAAGATGATTTGATTGCACTGGCAAATAAGGACTGTATAGgattttttattgcaaaatttaTTAAATTGAATAGTAAATAA